A genome region from Drosophila simulans strain w501 chromosome 2R, Prin_Dsim_3.1, whole genome shotgun sequence includes the following:
- the LOC6734353 gene encoding parafibromin, with product MDPILKTLTETMTVEAIAIIKAKRLAMKQSVNMNDMQMRAQEREKRRVSDNMQKELGKRAMERERPCRVFEEQLLGEREMTTAQKYIKLFNDSKMRSLDHTWPELSSTAIEETMDMPELPPQPEIMTEPPRRKTRYNRYGQEKFLTDQEEFGINPQGSNLEKAATFLESQQDKQLKGNESVSKEIIERPKHDSKGRRRWKLYSRMPIIVVPPTKTSMVNLHNIKKLLQDLRYTSVAGKNRENGLKEVIVEHKFQNKIVSYRVIDNVSGLTPVEWDRVIAVFALGPRWQFKDWPKGANPAAIFHKVCAFHLHFRNTPMSNQLRKMQVQSLALSPNERHSDSGILMKFWNKVDQHMAVHARQFAFIWQK from the exons ATGGATCCTATTCTAAAGACCCTTACCGAGACCATGACCGTGGAGGCCATCGCTATCATCAAGGCCAAGCGCTTGGCTATGAAGCAGAGCGTCAATATGAACGACATGCAGATGAGGGCCCAGGAGCGCGAGAAGCGTCGCGTGTCGGATAACATGCAGAAGGAACTGGGCAAGCGGGCCATGGAGCGGGAGCGACCGTGCCGCGTTTTCGAGGAACAGCTGCTGGGCGAAAGGGAGATGACGACCGCTCAGAAATACATCAAATTGTTCAACGATTCCAAGATGCGTAGCTTGGACCACACGTGGCCGGAGTTATCATCGACGGCCATTGAGGAAACGATGGACATGCCGGAATTGCCGCCCCAGCCGGAGATCATGACAGAGCCGCCTAGGCGGAAGACCAGGTACAATCGCTATGGCCAGGAGAAATTCCTCACGGATCAGGAGGAGTTCGGCATAAATCCGCAGGGCAGCAACTTGGAGAAGGCCGCAACTTTTCTCGAAAGTCAACAAGACAAGCAGCTCAAGGGGAACGAATCTGTGAGTAAGGAAATCATTGAAAGACCGAAGCACGACAGCAAGGGTCGTCGCCGCTGGAAGCTTTACTCACGGATGCCCATCATTGTGGTACCACCTACAAAGACCAGCATGGTCAACTTGCACAATATCAAGAAACTGCTCCAGGACTTGCGCTACACGTCAGTGGCTGGTAAAAATCGTGAAAATGGACTCAAGGAGGTCATAGTCGAGCACAAATTCCAG AACAAGATTGTGAGCTACCGGGTCATCGACAACGTGTCGGGCCTGACCCCCGTCGAGTGGGATCGTGTGATCGCCGTGTTCGCCTTGGGACCACGCTGGCAATTCAAGGACTGGCCGAAGGGCGCTAACCCCGCCGCCATCTTCCACAAGGTGTGCGCCTTCCATCTGCACTTCAGGAACACGCCGATGTCCAATCAGCTGCGCAAAATGCAGGTGCAATCGCTGGCCCTCTCGCCCAACGAGCGCCACTCGGACAGCGGCATCCTGATGAAGTTCTGGAACAAAGTGGACCAACACATGGCCGTCCATGCCCGTCAGTTTGCGTTTATCTGGCAGAAGTAG